The following coding sequences lie in one Candidatus Binatia bacterium genomic window:
- a CDS encoding glycosyltransferase, whose translation MAGPPAPHQQSAMNGLGQASPLEAKRVAREPLTPPLRIPPDAYSRNWWIARLCHRAFASGEPFTVLDVGGSGGLMGEFLHDVRVVDLRRGSDVDTVADARRLPFEDRSFDVVCCSDVLEHVAERDRGLVLSELVRIARELVIVAGPYRTPEIEQAEDALREFHRRSTDGLPHQWLEEHLQHGLPSRAWLEEWITASGRSFRRLATNDVGNWLLVQMLIFLNMFDLDPQVGDFFEDYNRDMAAYGDVSHSPYRYIHAIPLSARRDAGLQSVEEENQALAERAPKGPSPALVARVFGAVGGAIAAKNTRHEATIAAAARRVVLLGAGEHALRDGERSRTQLSHEEALARCADLEEQLRLAREAIEGHEAFIHQQHEQIEHTRAILDAVLRSKSWKITAPLRQLAESARQLSDLPRRLLGLEPRRPPMLGGEPRKAVLFLSGCPGDAKRYRCDHHAEQLQLLGITADVAIYGEINLSWALRTYGYFVLHRVPFGPDVDHFIREVRRTGRTVVFDTDDWVFDVSSMPYVAALEGKPREERELYRRGLERYRATLQRCDGAIVSTEPLARRAKGLVPQVLVHENVASRDMVQLAAQARRVRELRGQASRSTGEVVIAYLSGTPTHRRDFAEAEKAIVWLMDRYPGVRLLTVGHIDVSGTFGRFGPRHSHVPLMPWQRLFALMAKVDINLAPLEKGNPFTECKSSIKYLEAALVGVPTVASAHPDFERVIEHGRNGLLVPDRDGWRDALARLVEDPAEREAMGARALEDALARHRTTTAAPGLFTKLASLRKRGAVERPLIINWIVRAPIAGTGGGYWTIFRLANHLGAAGHRVRVYVEPIAHLEGLSEEEIHRFLEENFGPLKVDPVIGHQHILPADVSIATNWPTAYTVDRLADSLFKAYFVQDFEPEFYEARDPLYRRAEATYELPLQIITIGRSLARRMEEVTGRPALSIDFAVDHSIFRLERDPAERGAPTRILFFARPSLPRRGFPLGIEALRRVKQARPDVRIAMFGASDEELREVDFEFENLGVLSHADLAREMNASHILLCFSLSANISWVPLQGMACGCAVVEADVPGVREMIDDGKTCRLAEPEPESVAQALIGLVDDPAQREQLGRAAAAEMQQRTWQGSAEQFERILRERCFVRLDWTRTASRAPHASRPARA comes from the coding sequence ATGGCGGGACCACCTGCGCCGCACCAGCAGTCGGCCATGAACGGGCTCGGCCAGGCGTCTCCGCTCGAGGCGAAGCGCGTCGCGCGCGAACCCTTGACGCCACCGCTGCGCATTCCGCCCGACGCGTACAGCCGCAACTGGTGGATCGCCCGCCTGTGCCACCGGGCCTTCGCGTCCGGCGAGCCCTTCACGGTGCTCGACGTCGGCGGGTCGGGCGGGCTGATGGGCGAGTTCCTGCACGACGTGCGCGTCGTCGACCTGCGTCGCGGCTCGGACGTCGACACCGTCGCCGACGCTCGCCGGCTGCCGTTCGAGGATCGGTCGTTCGACGTCGTCTGCTGCAGCGACGTCCTCGAGCACGTCGCCGAGCGTGACCGCGGGCTCGTGCTGAGCGAGCTCGTGCGCATCGCGCGCGAGCTGGTGATCGTCGCCGGGCCGTACCGCACGCCCGAGATCGAGCAGGCCGAGGACGCGCTGCGCGAGTTCCACCGTCGCTCGACCGACGGGCTGCCGCACCAGTGGCTCGAGGAGCACCTGCAGCACGGACTGCCCTCGCGCGCCTGGCTCGAGGAGTGGATCACCGCATCGGGACGCAGCTTCCGCCGGCTCGCGACCAACGACGTCGGCAACTGGCTGCTCGTCCAGATGCTGATCTTCCTCAACATGTTCGACCTCGACCCGCAGGTCGGCGACTTCTTCGAGGACTACAACCGCGACATGGCGGCGTACGGCGACGTCTCGCACTCGCCGTACCGGTACATCCACGCGATCCCGCTCAGCGCGCGGCGTGACGCCGGCCTGCAGTCGGTCGAGGAGGAGAACCAGGCGCTCGCCGAGCGCGCGCCGAAGGGTCCGTCGCCGGCGCTGGTGGCGCGCGTGTTCGGCGCGGTCGGCGGCGCCATTGCGGCGAAGAACACCCGCCACGAGGCGACGATCGCGGCGGCGGCGCGGCGCGTGGTCCTGCTCGGCGCCGGCGAGCACGCGCTGCGCGACGGCGAGCGCTCCCGCACGCAGCTCTCGCACGAGGAGGCGCTCGCGCGTTGCGCCGACCTCGAGGAGCAGCTGCGCCTCGCGCGCGAAGCGATCGAGGGTCACGAGGCGTTCATCCACCAGCAGCACGAGCAGATCGAGCACACGCGCGCGATCCTCGACGCGGTGCTGCGCTCGAAGTCGTGGAAGATCACCGCGCCGCTGCGCCAGCTCGCCGAGTCGGCGCGCCAGCTCAGCGACCTGCCGCGCCGCCTTCTCGGCCTCGAGCCGCGCCGCCCGCCGATGCTCGGCGGCGAGCCGCGCAAGGCGGTGCTGTTCCTGAGCGGCTGTCCGGGCGACGCCAAGCGCTACCGCTGCGACCACCACGCGGAGCAGCTGCAGCTCCTCGGCATCACCGCCGACGTCGCGATCTACGGCGAGATCAACCTCTCGTGGGCGCTGCGCACCTACGGCTACTTCGTCCTGCACCGCGTGCCGTTCGGTCCCGACGTCGACCACTTCATCCGCGAGGTGCGCCGCACCGGCCGCACGGTCGTGTTCGACACCGACGACTGGGTGTTCGACGTGAGCTCGATGCCCTACGTCGCGGCGCTCGAGGGCAAGCCGCGCGAGGAGCGCGAGCTCTACCGCCGCGGCCTCGAGCGCTACCGCGCGACGCTGCAGCGTTGCGACGGCGCGATCGTCTCCACCGAGCCGCTCGCGCGCCGCGCCAAGGGCCTCGTCCCCCAGGTGCTCGTGCACGAGAACGTCGCGAGCCGCGACATGGTGCAGCTCGCGGCGCAGGCGCGGCGCGTTCGCGAGCTGCGCGGGCAGGCGAGCCGGTCGACCGGAGAGGTCGTGATCGCGTACCTGAGCGGCACCCCGACGCACCGCCGCGACTTCGCCGAGGCCGAGAAGGCGATCGTCTGGCTGATGGATCGCTATCCGGGCGTCCGCCTGCTCACCGTCGGCCACATCGACGTCAGCGGCACCTTCGGCCGCTTCGGGCCGCGCCACTCGCACGTGCCGCTGATGCCGTGGCAGCGCCTGTTCGCGCTGATGGCGAAGGTCGACATCAACCTCGCACCGCTCGAGAAGGGCAACCCGTTCACCGAGTGCAAGAGCTCGATCAAGTACCTCGAGGCGGCGCTGGTCGGCGTGCCGACCGTGGCGAGCGCGCACCCCGACTTCGAGCGCGTGATCGAGCACGGGCGCAACGGGCTCCTGGTGCCCGACCGCGACGGCTGGCGCGACGCGCTCGCCCGGCTCGTCGAGGATCCCGCCGAGCGCGAGGCGATGGGCGCGCGCGCGCTCGAGGACGCGCTCGCGCGTCACCGCACCACCACCGCCGCGCCCGGGCTGTTCACGAAGCTCGCGTCGCTGCGCAAGCGCGGCGCGGTCGAGCGCCCGCTGATCATCAACTGGATCGTGCGCGCGCCGATCGCCGGCACCGGCGGCGGCTACTGGACGATCTTCCGCCTCGCGAACCACCTCGGCGCCGCGGGGCACCGCGTGCGCGTCTACGTCGAGCCGATCGCGCACCTCGAAGGGCTCTCCGAGGAGGAGATCCATCGCTTCCTCGAGGAGAACTTCGGTCCGCTGAAGGTCGATCCGGTGATCGGCCACCAGCACATCCTGCCCGCCGACGTCTCGATCGCGACCAACTGGCCGACCGCGTACACCGTCGACCGGCTCGCGGACTCGCTGTTCAAGGCGTACTTCGTGCAGGACTTCGAGCCGGAGTTCTACGAGGCGCGCGATCCGCTCTACCGCAGGGCCGAGGCGACGTACGAGCTGCCGCTGCAGATCATCACCATCGGCCGCTCGCTCGCGCGTCGCATGGAGGAGGTGACGGGGCGTCCGGCGTTGTCGATCGACTTCGCGGTCGACCACTCGATCTTCCGCCTCGAGCGCGATCCCGCCGAGCGCGGCGCGCCGACGCGCATCCTGTTCTTCGCGCGTCCGAGCCTGCCGCGGCGCGGCTTCCCGCTCGGCATCGAAGCGCTCCGCCGCGTCAAGCAAGCGCGTCCCGACGTGCGCATCGCGATGTTCGGCGCGAGCGACGAGGAGCTGCGCGAGGTCGACTTCGAGTTCGAGAACCTCGGCGTGCTGAGCCACGCCGATCTCGCGCGCGAGATGAACGCGTCGCACATCCTGCTCTGCTTCTCGCTGTCGGCGAACATCTCGTGGGTGCCGCTGCAGGGCATGGCGTGCGGCTGCGCGGTGGTCGAGGCCGACGTGCCGGGCGTGCGCGAGATGATCGACGACGGCAAGACCTGCCGCCTCGCCGAGCCGGAGCCCGAGAGCGTCGCCCAGGCGCTGATTGGTCTGGTCGACGATCCCGCGCAGCGCGAGCAGCTCGGGCGGGCCGCGGCCGCGGAGATGCAGCAGCGGACGTGGCAGGGATCGGCCGAGCAGTTCGAGCGCATCCTGCGCGAGCGCTGCTTCGTGCGCCTCGACTGGACCAGGACCGCGTCGCGCGCGCCGCACGCTTCCAGGCCCGCACGGGCGTGA
- a CDS encoding collagen-like protein, with product MSTRNRALPWAMGLVVALSTAAYADSDPPPPPAPARTCVAKIKTDIGRINVLRKLGPKQNCPDGETLFTWERTGFAWRDVWSPSTTYRVNDAVSLGGSSYLSLIDDNLGNDPESTPGAWAVLALEGAPGATGATGPTGPTGATGASGDPGPAGPAGEPGPSGDPGPAGPAGEPGPTGPTGPTGATGPAGAGYALLTGGTGAEISTATGVVYSGPGIAGYSTDADKVSVPMPYGQLKNLRAWTNATLGADTSVTVSLMVNGFIPADAPTCTITGGARWCSGLDGSITYIATWPATVQIEQTGLPVPTVVNYSIEFHPEQEP from the coding sequence TTGAGCACGAGGAACCGCGCACTCCCCTGGGCGATGGGTCTGGTCGTCGCGCTGTCGACGGCCGCGTACGCCGACTCGGACCCACCGCCGCCGCCGGCTCCGGCACGCACCTGCGTCGCCAAGATCAAGACCGACATCGGGCGGATCAACGTCCTGCGCAAGCTCGGACCGAAGCAGAACTGTCCCGACGGCGAGACGCTCTTCACCTGGGAGCGAACGGGCTTCGCCTGGCGCGACGTCTGGTCGCCGTCGACGACCTACCGGGTCAACGACGCCGTCAGCCTCGGCGGCTCGAGCTACCTGAGCTTGATCGACGACAACCTGGGCAACGATCCGGAATCGACCCCGGGCGCGTGGGCGGTCCTCGCGCTCGAGGGCGCGCCCGGCGCGACGGGCGCGACGGGTCCCACCGGGCCGACCGGGGCCACGGGCGCTTCGGGTGACCCCGGCCCCGCCGGACCCGCTGGCGAGCCCGGCCCGAGCGGAGACCCCGGCCCCGCCGGACCTGCGGGTGAGCCCGGGCCGACCGGCCCCACCGGACCGACCGGCGCGACGGGCCCGGCAGGGGCTGGCTACGCGTTGCTCACCGGTGGAACCGGCGCCGAGATCTCGACGGCGACGGGTGTGGTGTACAGCGGCCCGGGGATCGCCGGCTACTCGACCGACGCCGACAAGGTCTCCGTCCCGATGCCGTACGGCCAGCTCAAGAACCTCCGCGCCTGGACCAACGCGACGCTGGGGGCGGATACCAGCGTCACCGTGTCGCTGATGGTCAACGGCTTCATCCCCGCGGATGCTCCGACCTGCACGATCACGGGCGGGGCGCGCTGGTGCTCGGGCCTCGACGGGAGCATCACCTACATCGCGACCTGGCCCGCGACGGTGCAGATCGAGCAGACCGGTCTGCCCGTGCCGACGGTCGTCAACTACTCGATCGAGTTCCACCCCGAGCAGGAGCCGTAA
- a CDS encoding LL-diaminopimelate aminotransferase gives MARINENYLKLKAGYLFPEIGRRVAAFQKANPDAKVIKLGIGDVTRPLVPAVVDAMRAAVEEMGTDAGFRGYGPEQGYDFLIEAIREHDYASRGVEIAQDEVFVSDGSKCDSANIQEIFATDNVVALTDPVYPVYLDSNVMAGRTGAAGEDGRYAGIVYMPATAENDFVPDLPKERVDLIYLCSPNNPTGAAATREQLARWVDYAHRAGAVILFDAAYEAFISDPSLPHSIYEIDGAREVAIEFRSFSKTAGFTGTRCAFTVVPKDVKAQTASGERVALNPLWNRRHTTKFNGVSYPVQRAAAAVYSPEGQRQTREVIQFYMENARLIREGLTRAGLTVYGGVNAPYIWLRTPSGLSSWEFFDRLLEGAHVVGTPGAGFGPSGEGYFRLSAFNSRENVEEAIERIGRMRLS, from the coding sequence ATGGCGCGCATCAACGAGAACTACCTCAAGCTCAAGGCGGGCTACCTCTTTCCCGAGATCGGCCGCCGGGTCGCGGCGTTCCAGAAGGCGAACCCCGACGCCAAGGTCATCAAGCTCGGCATCGGCGACGTGACGCGTCCGCTCGTGCCCGCGGTGGTCGACGCCATGCGCGCCGCGGTCGAGGAGATGGGCACCGACGCCGGCTTCCGCGGCTACGGCCCGGAGCAGGGCTACGACTTCCTGATCGAGGCGATCCGCGAGCACGACTACGCGTCGCGCGGCGTCGAGATCGCGCAGGACGAGGTGTTCGTCTCCGACGGCTCGAAGTGCGACAGCGCGAACATCCAGGAGATCTTCGCGACCGACAACGTCGTCGCGCTCACCGACCCGGTCTACCCCGTCTACCTCGACAGCAACGTCATGGCGGGGCGCACCGGTGCCGCGGGCGAGGACGGCCGCTATGCCGGCATCGTCTACATGCCGGCCACGGCCGAGAACGACTTCGTCCCCGACCTGCCCAAGGAGCGCGTCGACCTCATCTATCTGTGCTCGCCGAACAACCCGACCGGCGCTGCGGCGACGCGTGAGCAGCTCGCGCGCTGGGTCGACTACGCGCACCGCGCCGGCGCGGTGATCCTGTTCGACGCGGCCTACGAGGCGTTCATCTCCGATCCCTCGCTGCCGCACTCGATCTACGAGATCGACGGCGCGCGCGAGGTCGCGATCGAGTTCCGCAGCTTCTCGAAGACCGCGGGCTTCACCGGCACGCGCTGCGCCTTCACCGTGGTGCCGAAGGACGTCAAGGCGCAGACCGCGTCCGGCGAGCGCGTCGCGCTGAACCCGCTGTGGAACCGGCGCCACACGACGAAGTTCAACGGCGTCTCCTACCCGGTGCAGCGCGCCGCCGCCGCGGTGTACTCGCCCGAGGGCCAGCGGCAGACGCGCGAGGTGATCCAGTTCTACATGGAAAACGCCCGCTTGATCCGCGAGGGGCTGACTCGCGCCGGCCTCACGGTGTATGGGGGCGTGAACGCGCCGTACATCTGGCTGCGGACGCCGTCCGGTCTCTCGTCATGGGAGTTCTTCGATCGCCTGCTCGAGGGCGCGCACGTCGTCGGTACGCCGGGTGCCGGCTTCGGGCCTTCGGGGGAGGGCTACTTCCGGCTGAGCGCGTTCAACTCACGGGAGAACGTCGAGGAGGCGATCGAGCGCATTGGACGGATGCGGCTGTCCTGA